The Pedobacter roseus genome contains a region encoding:
- a CDS encoding ankyrin repeat domain-containing protein, producing the protein MTETTLDQQLNARKFDEAKSSMQNGEKLSKNLQDHQKSSIFDKLIKDKQYEILNMMVKDKTIETDIYEFDNFDKSIFHSIIYNLGEEDEDIAFFNEFIAHFDNLNDEVNAKTLLGYLFENGVSLGVIKACIDAGCTTNFKNNAEENYIHQVVKSSFRKYNLNDEQTTDLLKGYIDILLNEGLDVNEGNIVQETPLITAIKFNKKNLIAHLLENGADPNHTDREGNSAFFYAVAHSQSENIYDTLRSFATPEFDQVSKKGETLLFEYVRMMSNSESGINFLKKLIGDGADLYQTSTWYSADKTPLDVIAEKQANILEAVLESGQIDINRTDDQGNTLLHKVCAYNVNYEAEKAKETYRKVKLLIENGADVALSNDKDQTALMLASDDNLKIKTVELLMKQS; encoded by the coding sequence ATGACCGAAACTACCTTAGATCAACAGTTAAATGCCCGAAAATTTGACGAAGCGAAAAGCTCGATGCAAAACGGCGAAAAACTCTCCAAAAACCTTCAGGATCATCAGAAATCATCGATTTTCGACAAACTTATCAAAGATAAGCAATATGAAATTCTAAATATGATGGTAAAGGATAAAACCATTGAAACGGATATTTATGAATTCGACAATTTTGACAAAAGTATTTTTCATAGTATCATCTACAACCTGGGCGAAGAAGATGAAGACATTGCTTTCTTCAACGAATTTATTGCCCACTTCGATAACCTGAATGATGAAGTAAATGCGAAAACTTTATTGGGTTACCTCTTCGAAAATGGCGTGAGTTTAGGCGTAATCAAAGCTTGTATCGATGCAGGCTGCACGACCAATTTTAAGAATAATGCAGAAGAAAATTATATCCACCAGGTGGTAAAAAGCAGTTTCCGCAAGTATAATCTCAACGACGAGCAAACTACAGATCTGCTTAAGGGCTATATCGACATCCTCCTTAACGAAGGGCTTGATGTAAATGAAGGTAATATAGTACAGGAAACACCTTTAATTACCGCAATAAAGTTTAATAAGAAAAATCTAATTGCACACCTGCTCGAAAACGGCGCAGATCCAAACCATACCGATCGTGAAGGAAATTCGGCCTTCTTTTATGCAGTCGCACATTCGCAAAGCGAAAATATATACGATACACTGCGCAGTTTTGCTACACCAGAATTTGATCAGGTAAGCAAAAAGGGCGAAACATTGCTCTTCGAATACGTTCGCATGATGTCGAACAGTGAAAGCGGCATCAACTTCCTCAAAAAACTGATTGGTGATGGTGCCGACTTATACCAAACCAGCACCTGGTACAGTGCAGATAAAACTCCATTGGATGTAATTGCTGAAAAACAAGCCAATATTTTAGAGGCTGTTTTGGAAAGTGGACAAATAGATATCAATAGAACGGATGATCAGGGAAATACCTTATTGCATAAGGTTTGCGCCTACAATGTAAACTACGAAGCCGAGAAAGCTAAAGAAACCTATCGTAAGGTGAAACTCCTGATTGAAAACGGAGCAGATGTTGCGCTAAGCAACGATAAGGATCAAACAGCCTTAATGCTGGCTTCCGACGATAACCTGAAAATAAAAACTGTTGAACTGCTCATGAAACAATCTTAA
- a CDS encoding NADP-dependent isocitrate dehydrogenase, producing the protein MSNTSKIIYTKTDEAPMLATYSLLPIVQAFTASAGIDVETRDISLAGRILANFPEYLKDDQKIGDALAELGALATTPEANIIKLPNISASIPQLVGAITELQAQGFAIPNYPDNAQSDEEKAIKAKYAKVLGSAVNPVLREGNSDRRAPKAVKNYAKQNPHSMGKWSADSKTKVASMTEGDFYGSEKSTTVAEAGQFKIEFVAADGTLTELKGLSPLKAGEVIDSSALSLSALKTFVAKEIAEAKAENVLLSAHLKATMMKVSDPIIFGAIVEVYFADVFTKYADLFKELNIDTRNGLGDVYAKIAGNPKQAEVEAALAQAIENGPALAMVNSDKGITNLHVPSDVIVDASMPAMIRTSGQMWNKEGKPEDTIALIPDRSYAGVYTATIDDCKANGAFDVTTIGSVPNVGLMAQKAEEYGSHDKTFQAAASGIIRVTDADGKVFFDQKVEKGDIFRMCQTKDAPIQDWVKLAVNRARLSETPAVFWLDEQRAHDREIIAKVNTYLKDHDTTGLDIRILAPIEATKFTLERIRKGLDTISVTGNVLRDYLTDLFPILELGTSAKMLSIVPLMNGGGLFETGAGGSAPKHIEQFIEEGYLRWDSLGEFLALQASLEHLSQTQNNAKAQVLADALDEANAKFLATDKSPGRKLGTIDNRGSHFYLALYWAEALAAQSKDADLKARFAPLAKTLLENETKINEELIGSQGKPQNIGGYYNPNDELASKAMRPSETLNTSLASL; encoded by the coding sequence ATGTCAAATACATCAAAAATTATCTACACCAAAACCGATGAGGCGCCAATGTTGGCTACTTATTCACTTTTACCTATCGTACAAGCTTTTACCGCATCAGCAGGTATTGATGTAGAAACCAGAGATATTTCTTTAGCAGGAAGAATTTTGGCAAACTTTCCTGAGTATTTAAAAGACGACCAAAAAATTGGTGATGCTTTAGCAGAGCTTGGTGCATTGGCTACCACTCCAGAGGCTAACATTATCAAGTTACCAAATATCTCTGCTTCTATTCCACAATTGGTAGGTGCAATTACCGAGTTACAGGCTCAGGGTTTTGCCATTCCTAACTATCCGGATAACGCACAGAGCGACGAAGAAAAAGCAATTAAAGCTAAATATGCAAAAGTTTTAGGTTCGGCAGTTAACCCTGTTTTACGTGAAGGTAACTCTGACCGTAGGGCGCCGAAAGCAGTTAAAAACTACGCCAAACAAAATCCGCACTCGATGGGTAAATGGTCGGCAGATTCTAAAACCAAAGTAGCCAGCATGACTGAAGGCGATTTTTACGGTTCAGAAAAATCTACCACTGTTGCTGAAGCGGGTCAGTTTAAAATCGAATTTGTAGCTGCTGATGGTACGCTAACCGAATTGAAAGGTTTATCGCCATTAAAAGCAGGAGAAGTGATTGATAGTTCTGCATTGAGCTTATCGGCATTGAAAACTTTTGTGGCCAAAGAAATTGCTGAGGCTAAGGCTGAAAATGTTTTATTATCTGCGCATTTAAAAGCAACGATGATGAAAGTATCTGACCCGATTATTTTTGGTGCCATTGTTGAAGTTTATTTCGCAGATGTTTTTACCAAATATGCAGATCTTTTCAAAGAACTAAATATCGATACCCGCAATGGTTTAGGCGATGTTTATGCAAAAATTGCAGGCAACCCTAAACAGGCAGAAGTTGAAGCCGCGTTGGCACAAGCCATTGAAAACGGACCAGCTTTAGCCATGGTAAACTCTGATAAAGGAATTACCAACTTACATGTACCAAGTGATGTGATTGTTGATGCTTCTATGCCGGCAATGATCCGTACATCAGGCCAGATGTGGAACAAAGAAGGTAAACCTGAAGATACGATCGCTTTAATTCCAGACCGTTCGTACGCTGGTGTATATACTGCAACTATTGATGACTGTAAAGCAAATGGTGCTTTTGATGTAACCACCATCGGTTCGGTACCAAACGTAGGTTTAATGGCTCAAAAAGCAGAAGAATATGGCTCTCACGATAAAACTTTCCAGGCTGCGGCTTCAGGTATTATCCGTGTAACGGATGCTGATGGTAAAGTGTTTTTCGATCAGAAAGTAGAAAAAGGCGATATCTTCCGCATGTGTCAGACTAAAGATGCGCCAATTCAGGATTGGGTAAAATTAGCGGTAAACAGGGCGCGTTTATCAGAAACTCCAGCTGTTTTCTGGTTAGATGAGCAAAGAGCACATGATAGAGAAATCATTGCAAAAGTAAATACTTATTTAAAAGATCACGATACTACAGGTTTAGATATCCGCATTTTAGCTCCAATCGAAGCGACTAAGTTTACGCTAGAGCGTATCCGTAAAGGTTTAGATACCATTTCGGTTACCGGTAACGTACTGCGTGATTATTTAACCGATTTATTCCCGATTTTAGAACTGGGAACTTCAGCGAAAATGCTTTCTATCGTTCCATTAATGAACGGTGGTGGTTTATTCGAAACCGGTGCTGGTGGTTCTGCTCCAAAACACATTGAGCAGTTTATCGAAGAAGGTTATTTACGCTGGGATTCGCTTGGTGAGTTTTTAGCACTTCAGGCTTCTTTAGAGCATTTATCTCAAACCCAAAACAATGCAAAAGCACAGGTACTGGCTGATGCTTTGGATGAGGCAAATGCTAAATTTTTGGCAACTGATAAATCGCCGGGTAGAAAATTAGGAACGATCGATAACCGTGGTTCTCACTTCTATTTAGCTTTATATTGGGCTGAGGCGTTAGCTGCTCAGAGCAAAGATGCTGATCTGAAAGCCAGATTTGCACCATTGGCTAAAACTTTGTTGGAAAATGAAACTAAAATCAACGAGGAATTGATCGGTTCACAGGGTAAGCCTCAAAACATTGGCGGTTATTACAACCCTAATGATGAACTGGCAAGCAAAGCCATGCGCCCAAGTGAAACATTAAATACATCTTTGGCTAGTTTATAA
- a CDS encoding tRNA(Met) cytidine acetyltransferase TmcA domain-containing protein → MKKSILLLTALAFSTIAFSQQRTVKFTKAEQQQMQRILGKDFTAVLGGQGQLAVVTPDKVGQLKSTARGGFSGMPGLAANAVLAANEKWWVYKQSGDLLKSKLGEERFNQLNKILTKKGLDIKAVEKPVEFTRADQQQLQRVLGRDFTAVLGDQGQLAVVTPDKVGQLKSTVRGGFSGMPGLAANAVLAANEKWWVYKQSGDLLKSKLGEERFNQLNSILAKKGLN, encoded by the coding sequence ATGAAAAAATCAATTCTACTACTAACAGCATTAGCTTTTAGTACTATCGCATTTTCGCAACAAAGAACAGTAAAATTTACTAAAGCAGAGCAACAGCAGATGCAGCGGATTCTTGGTAAAGATTTTACAGCAGTATTAGGTGGGCAGGGGCAACTGGCTGTGGTTACACCAGACAAAGTTGGCCAATTGAAATCTACAGCAAGAGGTGGTTTTAGCGGAATGCCTGGACTTGCAGCTAATGCAGTACTAGCCGCTAACGAAAAATGGTGGGTTTATAAACAAAGTGGCGATTTGCTTAAGTCTAAATTGGGAGAAGAACGTTTTAACCAATTAAATAAAATCCTTACTAAAAAAGGATTGGATATTAAGGCGGTTGAAAAACCAGTAGAATTTACCAGGGCGGACCAACAACAACTACAAAGGGTTTTGGGTAGAGATTTTACAGCAGTGTTGGGTGATCAGGGACAGCTGGCAGTTGTTACTCCAGACAAAGTTGGACAATTGAAATCGACAGTAAGGGGTGGTTTTAGCGGAATGCCCGGACTTGCAGCTAATGCAGTTTTAGCCGCTAACGAAAAATGGTGGGTTTATAAACAAAGCGGCGATTTGCTTAAATCTAAATTGGGAGAAGAACGTTTTAACCAGTTAAACTCAATCCTCGCTAAAAAAGGATTGAATTAA